From Corvus moneduloides isolate bCorMon1 chromosome 2, bCorMon1.pri, whole genome shotgun sequence, one genomic window encodes:
- the HTR1F gene encoding 5-hydroxytryptamine receptor 1F yields the protein MDLINSTEQNSTSEEPFKWATSKILISITLSVLALMTTAINSLVMTAIIVTRKLHHPANYLICSLAVTDFLVAVLVMPFSIVYIVKETWIMGQVVCDIWLSVDITCCTCSILHLSAIALDRYRAITDAVEYARKRTPKHAGIMIAVVWIISIFISMPPLFWRHQTTSREDECIIKHDHIVFTIYSTFGAFYIPLALILILYYKIYKAAKTFHRRSVSRIVREEGVNGQVLLDAGERSTKSASMPSTTEKTSDPLVNSDKINITLRSPRSESKHEKSWKKQRISSTRERKAATTLGLILGAFVICWLPFFVKEVVVNTCETCHISEDMSNFLAWLGYINSLVNPLIYTIFNEDFKKAFQKLVRCGQ from the coding sequence ATGGATTTAATAAACTCAACTGAACAAAACAGTACATCAGAAGAACCTTTCAAATGGGCAACATCCAAGATTCTCATTTCCATTACCCTGTCTGTGCTTGCTCTAATGACAACGGCCATCAATTCTCTTGTGATGACTGCAATAATTGTGACAAGAAAGCTCCACCACCCCGCCAACTATCTAATCTGCTCTCTTGCAGTGACTGACTTCCTTGTGGCAGTCCTGGTGATGCCCTTCAGCATTGTCTACATTGTAAAGGAGACCTGGATCATGGGGCAGGTGGTGTGTGACATTTGGCTGAGCGTGGACATCACGTGCTGCACTTGTTCCATCTTGCATCTCTCCGCCATTGCTTTGGACCGGTACAGAGCGATCACGGATGCCGTGGAATATGCCCGGAAAAGGACACCTAAGCACGCTGGCATCATGATAGCAGTTGTGTGGATCATATCTATTTTTATCTCCATGCCACCTTTGTTCTGGAGGCACCAGACAACCAGCAGGGAGGACGAATGCATCATCAAGCACGACCACATTGTTTTCACCATTTACTCCACATTTGGCGCCTTCTACATCCCTCTGGCCTTGATCCTGATCCTTTACTACAAGATCTACAAAGCAGCAAAGACATTTCACAGGAGAAGCGTCAGCCGGATCgtgagggaggagggggtgaATGGACAAGTCCTTTTGGATGCAGGTGAAAGAAGCACCAAGTCAGCTTCAATGCCCAGCACAACGGAGAAGACTTCAGATCCCCTGGTGAACTCTGATAAAATCAACATCACCCTACGAAGCCCCAGGTCTGAATCTAAGCACGAGAAGTcctggaaaaaacagagaatCTCCAGCACAAGAGAGCGAAAGGCAGCAACAACGCTGGGTTTGATCTTGGGGGCATTTGTGATCTGCTGGCTCCCATTTTTTGTAAAGGAAGTAGTTGTTAATACCTGTGAAACATGTCACATCTCAGAAGACATGTCTAATTTCCTAGCATGGCTGGGATATATAAACTCCCTTGTTAACCCTTTAATCTACACAATCTTTAATGAAGATTTCAAGAAAGCCTTCCAGAAGCTTGTACGGTGCGGGCAATAA